A genomic segment from Rhizoctonia solani chromosome 11, complete sequence encodes:
- a CDS encoding Retrotransposon-derived protein PEG10 yields MEPEPSITTLLEAINALANQVGSLQAQIKSQDKQITQLVAICKETNDLVGDKDQGRAQTKPGPSTGPVTPPTHSGGEAHTPGTVRPGLKAPFRPSKGTGFDSEEDKEPRVPKKEPQGTPRRHLGSLTPFDAGSSVKRPKMDLPDPYKGDTRGRKATQDQFDEEEQMVVWILYHMTDKAADWALPIIGAIIKGEGNPPTTIQALTAKFKEAFADPNAKRAAARKIAALSQTTTTSEYVTEFRNLMAELDWNKEAYIAQFTRGLHWKVKELLSTKDSIPDELEAIFAASIKIDNICRENEENRPKKAPAKSPVTATTSISTTTTRVCLSEDPNYVTPEERDRRRASGLCVKCSQKGHGIKQCPNGWKATPKETAKVAQDESEKE; encoded by the exons atggaaccggaaccGTCCATTACcactctcctcgaggctatcaacGCCCTTGCCAACCaagtcgggtccttgcaggcccaaatcaaatcacagGACAAGCAAATCACTCAGCTCgttgccatatgcaaggaaaccaacgaCCTCGTTGGTGACAAAGACCAGGgcagagcccaaaccaagcctggcccatcgactgggcctgtcacccctccaacccactcagggggggaagcccacactccaggtacggttaggcctgggctcaaagccCCTTTCCGCCCCTCAAAGGGAACAGGATTTGACTCGGAGGAAGACAAAGAACCAAGggtccccaaaaaggagcctcaaggaacgcctagaaggcaccttgggtcccttacccccttcgATGCTGGATCCAGCGTGAAgagacccaagatggacctccccgacccatacaagggagataccaggggacgcaaggccactca ggaccaatttgacgaggaggagcaaatggTTGTATGGATCCTGTACCATATGACTGATAAAGccgccgactgggctctccccatcattggggccatcatcaagggcgaagGCAatccccccaccaccatccaggccttaacggccaagtTCAAAGAAGCATTTGCCGACCCCAACGCCAAGCGAGCTGCCGCTAGAAAAATTGCGGCTCTCTCCCAAacaaccaccacctccgagtacgtcacggagttccgcaatctcatggcggaattggactggaacaaggaggcctatatcgcgcagttcacgcgaggcctccactggaaggtcaaggaactgctatcaaccaaggatagtaTTCCCGATGAACTCGaggcaatttttgcggcctctattaagattgacaacatttgccgcgaaaatgaggagaaccgccccaaaaaggctcCTGCCAAatccccggtcaccgcaacCACCTCCatttccaccaccaccactagggTTTGCCTATccgaggaccccaactacgtcaccccggaggaaagggaccgccgccgcgcatcagGACTATGTGTCAAATGCAgtcaaaaagggcatggaatcaagcagtgccccaatggttggaaggcaactCCCAAGGAAACGGCCAAGGTGGCCCAGGATGAGTCGGAAAAAGAGTAG
- a CDS encoding Retrotransposable element Tf2 protein, with translation MEPEPSPSALLKAITALTATVGSLQDQIQAQNQQIVELRAICKETADLLGDKDQGAAQAKPGPSTGPVTPPTHSGGEAHTPGTVRPGLKAPFRPSRGTGFDSEEEEEPRRPKKEPQGMPRRHLGSLTPFDAGSSVKRPKMDLPDPYKGDTRGRKATQWLDRMMLWVALHRDQFDKEEQMVVWILYHMTDKAADWALPIIGAIIKGEGNPPTTIQALTGKFKEAFADPDAKRAAARKIAALSQTTTTSKYVTEFRNLMAELDWNKEAYIAQFTQGLHWKVKELLSTKDSVPDKLKAIFAASIKIDNIRRENEENCPKKAPAKSPATVATTSTTTTQRVRLSEDPNYVTPEERDRRARLASASSAVKRDMVSNSAPMAGRPQSKRTAAKPPTQKKDIVDTCVEFVFVGLDSNKKPLLFNLHVQNSQAEPIKTLIDSGATSNFISPSLVEKLKIPKTQLKNPRVVRMLDGTISQTDRIWHQVHLTVSANGHIHSIPFLVCPIGNTLAILGMTWLMAEAPLIDWQQGLVTFPEQIQIASEEEADSNPLADLPPQYHEFAKVFGEEEFKVLPPHREYDISIDLVSDAKLSPGPIYGMTDAESKALKQHIDKELATGKIRPSTSSAGAPVMFVKKADGSLRLVVDYRKLNKVTHKNVYPLPRQDDLMAKLRHAKIFTKLDLRWGYNNVRIKEGDEWKTAFRTKYGLFEYLVMPFGLTNAPAAFQHFMNDLFRDLIDVTVVIYLDDILIFLEKPEEHPSHVREVLSRLLKNQLFCKLSKCHFHVTTVDYLGIVISPAGFSMDQKKIEAVTTWPTPKTVKQVQAFLGFVNYLQWFIPNFSLVARPLHNLTKRESPWSWGNSEETAFKELKTLVTQSLVLIHSNPKLPYYLETDASGVAMGAILSQRGPDNRLHPIAYMSKSFSGAEANYNTHNKELLAIIKALEEWRIFLEATDKPVQVFTDHRNLEYWMQARTFNRRHARWRIFLSDFNFEIHYCPGKQSGKPDALSRRSDYVDTSPEPEVMLPAEVFAKTSEEELEIVTEIRSKLREDPSLEPIIQFLTEDADNAPPSIRKAYRDYDWEEDLLWYRGKLVVPDSEALKERLLREFHDSPLAGHPGQQRTLELLSRNYWWPGMKSSAKEWVECCPACQANRCAHNPVIALKPLEVPPFPFHTISYDFITGFPKSEGHDAILVVIDSFSKLGHFIPTSKKVSAKGLADLFVSHIWKLHGLPVKTISDRGTTFTGKFLRALYQRLGIKPSFSLAYHPESDGQTERVNQFIKFYLRSYVAADHSDWVKWLPLAEYAYNNAKHSATGKTPFELIYGRNPIMNPSNIPSNIPEADLVADTLAREWKEAEAALRMSKERMTRDKGTVPEYSIGEKVWLDGKNVELRTNSNKLDPKQLGPFEVLEKVSSHAYRLKLPETLKIHNVFYVGLLSRAHISPSQPFPEKPPPETIEGEEEYEVEQIIDSKRQRGKWFYLIKWKGYGPEDNSWEPEELLEHSQEEIQRFNKSQLKKARDSAKSL, from the exons atggaaccagagccgtccccttctgctctcctcaaggctatcacagccctcacagccaccgtcgggtccctacaggaccaaatccaagCCCAGAACCAACAGATTGTTGAGCtcagggccatatgcaaggagaccgcagacctccttggggataaagaccaaggagcagcccaagccaagcctggcccatcgactgggcctgtcactcctcccacccactcgggaggagaagcccacactccaggcacggttaggcctggactcaaggccccattccggCCTTCCAGAGGAACCGGttttgactcagaggaagaggaagaaccaaggcgccccaaaaaggagcctcaaggaatgCCTAGGAGGCATCTAGGGTCcctaaccccctttgacgcagggtccagcgtaaaacgGCCTAAAATGGACCTCCCCGACCCATATAagggagacaccaggggccgcaaagccacccagtggctagacagaatgatgctctgggtagccctccaccGGGACCAATTCgacaaggaggagcagatggttgtgtggatcctctaccacatgaccgaTAAGGCCGCagactgggcgctccccatcattggggcaatcatcaagggagaagggaaccctcctaccaccatccaggccctaacgggcaaattcaaagaggcgTTTGCTgatccagatgccaagagggccgccgccaggaaaatcgcggcactctcccaaaccaccacaacctccaagtacgtcacggagttccgcaatctcatggcggaattagactggaacaaggaagcctacatcgcgcagttcacgcaaggcctccactggaaggtgaaggaatTGCTATCAACCAAAGATAGCGTTCCTGACAAACTCAAAGCAATTTTTGCGGCTTCcataaaaattgacaacatacGCCGCGAAAACGAGGAGAACTGCCCAAAGAAGGCacccgccaagtccccggccaccgtggccactacttccaccaccaccactcaacgggtccgaCTGTCAGAGGACCCTAACTACGTaacaccggaagaaagggatcgccgcgcgcgtctggcctctgcgtcaagtgcggtcaaaagggacatggtatcaaacagtgccccaatggctggaaggccacagtCAAAGAG gactgctgccaagcccccgactcaGAAAAAggacattgtagatacttgCGTAGAATTTGTTTTTGTTGGACTTGACTCTAATAAAAAACCGCTATTATTCAATCTACACGTCCAAAATTCCCAGGCAGAACCCATTAAAACCCTAATAGATTCCGGCGCTACCTCCAACTTCATATCCCCGAGCttagtagaaaaactcaaaatcccaaaaacccaactcaaaaatccacgagttgtgagaatgttagatggtacaatctcccagactgatcgcatatggcaccaggttcatctcacggtttcggccaatggccacatccactccatcccatttcttgtttgccccattggcaacaccttGGCGatcctaggcatgacttggctaatggcagaagctcctctcattgattggcaacagggactagtcacattccctgaacagatTCAGATTGCctcagaggaggaagcagactcAAACCCTTTAGCGGATCTTCCCCcacagtaccatgagtttgctaaagtctttggtgaagaagagttcaaggtcctcccgccacatagggagtatgacatatCTATTGACCTTGTTTCAGACGCCAAACTGTCTCCAGGACCAatatacggcatgactgacgcggaatccaaggcactgaaGCAACACATAGACAaagaattggcaacaggaaAGATCCGTCCTAGTACCTCTTCTGCCGGCgcccccgtcatgtttgtcaagaaggcGGACGGATCTCTTAGATTGGTagttgattacaggaagttgaacAAGGTCACCCATAAGAATGTGTATCCTTTACCAAGACAGgacgacctcatggctaaactcaggcatgccaagatcttcaccaaATTGGACTTGCGCTGGGGCTACAATAacgtcaggatcaaggaaggagatgagtggaagacagCGTTCAGGACCAAATACGGGCTATTCGAATATCTGGTAATGCCgtttggccttaccaatgcccccgctgccttccaacatttcatgaatgacctattcagggatctcattgacgtcacagtggtcatatacttggatgatatcttGATTTTTTTGGAAAAACCTGAGGAACACCCAtcccatgtcagggaggtACTATCCCGGTTACTAAAGAAtcagctattctgtaaactgtcgaagtgccacttccatgtcaccacggtagattaccttggtattgtTATTTCCCCCgccggcttctccatggaccaaaagaagatcgAAGCCGTTACTACGTGGCCCACACCTAAGacggtcaagcaggtccaggccttcctagggtttgttaATTACCTTCAAtggttcatccccaatttcagtttgGTAGCACGCCCCCTCCATAATCTCACAAAAAGGGAatccccttggtcatggggaaaTTCAGAGGAAACTGCGTTCAAAGAACTAAAGACATTGGTCACTCAATCCCTGGTTCTGATCCACTCCAATCCCAAGCTCCCCTactacctggaaacagacgcttcaggagtagctatgggCGCAATCTTGAGCCAAAGAGGTCCAGATAACCGGCTGCATCCCATcgcctatatgtccaagtccttctcaggcgcagaagccaattacaacacccacaataaggagctcctggcaatcatcaaagcgctagaggaatggaggatattcttggaagcaacggacaaaccggtacaggtcttcacggatcataggaatctggagtattggatgcaggcacggacattTAACCGTAGGCATGCccgatggcgcatattcctgagcgacttcaactttgaaatccactattgcccaggaaaacaatcagggaaaccagacgccctgtcCAGACGATCGGACTACGTTGATACAtcaccagaaccagaggtAATGCTCcccgcagaagtctttgccaaaacatcagaagaggaactggaaattgtcacagaaatacgCTCCAAGCTAAGGGAAGATCCATCCCTTGAGcctatcatccaattcctaacGGAAGACGCGGATAACGCTCCTCCCTCCATTCGGAaggcttacagagactacgactgggaggaagacctacTATGGTATCGAGGAAAACTGGTGGTCCCGGACTCAGAAGCCCTGAAGGAACGattactcagggaattccatgactccccactagcgggtcacccaggccaacaaaggacCCTGGAGCTCTTgagccgcaactactggtggccaggaatgaagtcatccgccaaggaatgggtggaatgctgccccgcttgccaagccaatcgtTGTGCCCACAACCCGGTCATagccctaaaacccttagaagttccccccttcccatttcacaccatctcctatgacttcatcacgggttttcccaagtcagaagGACATGATGCAATCCTGGTAGTTATTGATTCGTTCTCCAAATtaggccacttcatccctaccTCGAAAAAGGTTTCAGCAAAGGGCTTGGCTGATCTCTTTGTCTCCCACATCTGGAAACTTCATGGGCTCCCCGTCAAAACTATATCAGATCGAGGGACTacattcacagggaaattccttaGGGCGCTCTACCAACGATTAGGGATTAAaccttccttctccttggcctaccaccctGAATCAGACGGCCAGACGGAACGTGTCAACCAATTTATCAAGTTCTACCTAAGGTCTTATGTAGCAGCAGATCATTCAGATTGGGTTAAGTGGTTACCACTTGCGGAGTAtgcctataacaacgccaagcaCTCAGCTACTGGAAAAACCCCATTTGAATTAATTTATGGCAGAAATCCGATCATGAATCCATCAAACATCCCGTCAAAcatcccagaagcagacctcgTGGCAGATACCCTAGccagggaatggaaggaagccgaagcagccctcagaatgagcaaggaacggATGACAAGGGATAAAGGAACAGTCCCAGAATACTCAATAggggaaaaagtctggctagatggaaaaaacgtagaacttaggacaaattccaacaagTTAGACCCCAAGCAACTAGGTCCCTTTGAGgtattagagaaggtatccagtcacgcgtaccgcctcaagTTACCGGAAACccttaaaatccacaatgtattctatgtgggTTTGTTATCCAGGGCACAcatatccccaagtcaaccatttccagaaaaaccccctcctgaaacaatagaaggggaagaagagtatgaggtggaacaaattattgactccaaaagacaacgggggaaatggttctacctaatcaaatggaagggttatggcccggaagacaattcctgggaaccggaagaactcctagagcacagccaagaggaaatccaacgattcaacaagtcacaactgaaaaaggctcgtgactccgccaagagcctttaa
- a CDS encoding Retrotransposable element Tf2 protein gives MSEFVNIAMDSNKKPLLFLDMILQDFPTEPIKTLVDSGATSNFISPSLVEKLKIPKTQLKNPQVVRMLDGTISQTGRIWHQVQLAVLANGHPHTIPFLVCPIGNTPAILGMTWLTQESPLIDWSQGTITFPDQAQIASEEEADPNPLADLPTEYHEFAKVFGKEEFKVLPPHREYDIAIDLIPDAKLTPGPIYGMTDAESKALKLHIEEELATGKIRPSTSSAGAPVMFVKKADGSLRLVVDYRKLNDVTHKNVYPLPRQDDLMAKLRNAKLFTKLDLRWGYNNVRIREGDEWKTAFRTKYGLFEYLVMPFGLTNAPAAFQHFMNDLFRDLIDVTVVIYLDDILIFSENPKEHPSHVREVLSWLLKNQLFCKLSKCHFHVTTVDYLGIVISPAGFSMDQKKIEAVTTWPTPKTVKQVQAFLGFVNYLQRFIPNFSTVARPLHNLTKKESPWSWGNSEETAFKELKALVTQSPVLIHSNPELPYYLETDASGVAMGAILSQRGPDNRLHPIAYMSKSFSGAEANYNTHDKELLAIIKALEEWRIFLEATDKPVQVFTDHRNLEYWMQAQTFNRRHAQWRIFLSNFNFEIHYRPGKQSGKPDALSRRLDYVDTSPEPEVMLPAEVFANTSEEELEIVTEIRSKLREDPSLEPIIQFLTEDADNAPPSIRKAYRDYDWEEDLLWYRGKLVVPDSEALKERLLREFHDSPLAGHPGQQRTLELLSRNYWWPGMKSSAKNGPKTLRKGHDAILVVIDSFSKLGHFIPTSKKVSAKGLADLFVSHIWKLHGLPVKTISDQGTTFTGKFLRALYQRLGIKPSFSLAYHPESDGQTERVNQFIKFYLRSYVAADHSDWVKWLPLAEYAYNNAKHSATGKTPYPSQEWKEAEAALRMSKERMTRDKGTVPEYSIGEKVWLDGKNVELRTNSNKLDPKCLGPFEVLEKVSSHTYRLKLPETLKIHNVFYVGLLSRVHISPSQPFPEKPPPETIEGEEEYEVEQIIDSKRQRGKWFYLIKWKGYGPEDNSWEPEELLEHSQEEIQRFNKSQLKKARDSAKSL, from the exons ATGTCTGAGTTTGTAAACATTGCTATGGACtcgaataaaaaaccactcctCTTTCTAGACATGATACTGCAAGACTTTCCAACGGAACCCATAAAAACCCTGGTGGATTCAGGAGCCACTTCCAATTTCATATCCCCTTCCCTAGTAGAAAAActtaaaataccaaaaacccaactcaaaaatccacaagttgtgagaatgctagatggtacaatatcccagactggtcgcatatggcaccaggtacaactcgcggttttggccaatggccacccaCATACCATTCCCTTCCTGGTCTGTCCCATTGGAAACACTCCGGcaatacttggcatgacatggttaactcAGGAGTCACCTCTTATTGACTGGTCCCAAGGCACCATCACATTCCCTGACCAAGCCCAAATAgcctcagaagaagaagcagatccCAACCCATTAGCCGACCTGCCCACggaataccatgagtttgctaaagtctttggcaaagaggaatttaaggtcctccccccacacagggagtatgatattGCCATTGACCTAATTCCCGACGCCAAACTCACTCCTGGACCCATCTACGGCATGACGgacgcagaatccaaggcgcttAAACTACATATTGAGgaggaattagcaacgggcaagatccgccccagcacttcCTCCGCAGGCGCCCCTGTAATGTTTGTTAAGAAGGCGGATGGATCCCTGAGGCTCGTAGTAGACTATCGAAAACTCAACGATGTCACCCATAAGAACGTCTACCCTCTTCCCAGGCAAGATGACTTAATGGCCAAGCTTAGGAATGCAAAACTGTTTACCAAACTGGATCTacgatggggttacaacaacgtcaggattagagaaggagatgaatggaaaacggcattcagaaccaaatacgggCTATTCGAATACCTGGTAATGccatttggcctcaccaacgcccctgccgccttccagcatttcatgaatgacttgtttagggacctcatcGACGTCACCGTGGTGATAtacttggatgatatttTGATCTTCTCTGAAAACCCCAAAGAACACCCATctcatgtcagggaagtcctgtCCTGGCTATTGAAGAATCAACTATTCTGCAAACtatccaagtgccacttccacgtcaccacggtagattaccttggtattgtTATCTCCCCCgccggcttctccatggaccagaagaagatcgaAGCCGTTACTACGTGGCCCACACCTAagacggtcaaacaggtccaggccttcttaGGGTTTGTTAATTACCTTCAacggttcatccccaatttcagtaCGGTAGCACGCCCCCTCCATAATCTCACAAAGAAGGAatccccttggtcatggggaaaTTCAGAGGAAACTGCGTTCAAGGAATTAAAGGCATTGGTCACTCAATCCCCGGTCCTGATCCACTCCAATCCCGAGCTCCCCTactacctggaaacagacgcttcGGGAGTAGCGATGGGCGCCATCTTGAGTCAAAGAGGTCCAGATAACCGGCTGCATcccattgcctatatgtccaagtccttctcaggagcagaagccaattacaacacccacgataaggagctcctggccatcatcaaagcgctagaggaatggaggatattcttggaagcaacggacaaaccggtacaggtcttcacggatcataggaatctggagtattggatgcaggcacaaacATTTAACCGGAGGCATGCccaatggcgcatattcctgagcaatttcaactttgagatccactatcgcccaggaaagcaatcagggaaaccagacgccctgtcCAGACGATTGGACTACGTTGATACAtcaccagaaccagaggtAATGCTCCCcgcagaggtctttgccaatacatcagaagaggaactggaaattgtcacagaaatacgCTCCAAGCTAAGGGAAGATCCATCCCTTGAGcctatcatccaattcctaacTGAAGACGCGGATAACGCTCCCCCCTCCATTCGGAaggcttacagagactacgactgggaggaagacctacTATGGTATCGAGGGAAACTTGTGGTTCCGGACTCAGAAGCCCTGAAGGAACGattactcagggaattccatgactccccactagcgggtcacccaggccaacaaaggacCCTGGAGCTCTTgagccgcaactactggtggccgggaatgaagtcatccgccaagAATGG ccctaaaacccttagaa aagGACATGATGCAATCCTGGTAGTCATTGATTCGTTCTCCAAATtaggccacttcatccctaccTCGAAAAAGGTTTCAGCAAAGGGCTTGGCTGATCTCTTTGTCTCCCACATCTGGAAACTTCATGGGCTCCCCGTCAAAACTATATCAGATCAAGGGACTacattcacagggaaattccttaGGGCCCTCTACCAACGATTAGGGATTAAaccttccttctccttggcctaccaccctGAATCAGACGGCCAGACGGAACGTGTCAACCAATTTATCAAGTTCTACCTAAGGTCTTATGTAGCAGCAGATCATTCAGATTGGGTTAAGTGGTTACCACTTGCGGAGTAtgcctataacaacgccaagcaTTCAGCTACTGGAAAAACCCC ATACCCTAgccaggaatggaaggaagccgaaGCAGCCCttagaatgagcaaggaacggATGACAAGGGATAAAGGAACAGTCCCGGAATATTCAATAggggaaaaagtctggttagatggaaaaaacgtagaacttaggacaaattccaacaagTTAGACCCCAAGTGCCTAGGCCCCTTTGAGgtattagagaaggtatccagtcaCACGTACCGCCTCAAACTGCCGGAAACCCtaaaaatccacaacgtattctatgtgggTTTGTTATCCAGGGTACAcatatccccaagtcaaccatttccagaaaaaccccctcctgaaacaatagaaggggaagaagagtatgaggtgGAACAAATTATCGATTCCAAAAGacaacggggaaaatggttctacctaatcaaatggaagggttatggcccggaagacaattcctgggaaccagaagaactcctagagcacagccaagaggaaatccaacgattcaacaagtcacaactgaaaaaggctcgtgactccgccaagagcctttaa
- a CDS encoding Transposase family Tnp2 protein, with translation MLGGYNKWHERNDIRNETGTTFTKLDRLSGFYAFNNAPIDVMHLVDLGLTKAIESKYIYKQGMLQKRFHWQPAGETPKACYNAFITRTIFPHYCSRLPTHAQGLKGRVKAKQRRLLRLIMVGLYFEAWRVGDSILDGNIPCGSERSRHYKAQKVNAKAFRRRQNHINNLNEGGLDKVLPWQEFMPSQNPRDWFANLLRFCIGATLLTQHRITQEEVEQGCQLLEQVGTVFTDMNINLTPSFHAITHLPNHLYKYGSVYNTSTNRFERANQMLINVNKNGHGGGEIEATMAKGFMRRVECYRYINKLQSIEGPTDDDIATTKLLLQGMRDAPEHKVQRGRLDAILAGDARFLEQEHIWLATAPAKVNFRDHKHQAYYNLMVEYCNNHCPIGLHNVRFYGYGAPPPEGIQVQLHPSRSTLAYPHFRWYGVRYGSANHTQGFGSRYGYIDDQTPVTIQGIYESTVTVLGKQYKFLAVMIQKFVAPAEPPAFPWNHWDHILGIGAWVYQELQPVEAVPASAFTGLFALSDIEMSYGHYWLTFSMITTRPNDLRDKDNMGVDD, from the exons atgttaggaggttataacaaatGGCATGAACGCAATGACATCCGTAATGAGACTGGTACAACATTTACCAAACTAGACCGGCTCTCCGGTTTCTATGCGTTCAATAATGCGCCCATTGATGTAATGCATTTGGTGGATCTTGGGCTTACCAAGGCTATTGAAAGTAAGTACATATACAAGCAAGGGATGCTCCAAAAACGTTTTCATTGGCAGCCTGCTGGTGAGACACCCAAGGCTTGCTACAATGCGTTTATCACGCGGACAATCTTCCCTCATTATTGTAGTCGGCTCCCTACCCAT GCCCAAGGGCTGAAGGGACGCGTCAAGGCCAAACAGCGGCGCCTCTTGCGCCTTATCATGGTCGGCTTGTACTTTGAGGCTTGGCGCGTTGGTGACTCGATCCTAGATGGCAATATCCCTTGTGGAAGTGAGAGATCAAGGCACTACAAGGCTCAGAaggtcaatgccaaggccTTCCGTAGACGTCAAAACCACATCAACAACTTGAATGAAGGCGGACTTGACAAGGTTCTCCCTTGGCAAGAATTTATGCCATCACAAAACCCTCGCGACTGGTTTGCAAACTTATTAAGATTTTGTATTGGGGCAACGCTCCTGACTCAACACCGAATCACTCAAGAGGAGGTTGAACAGGGTTGCCAGTTGCTTGAACAGGTCGGCACGGTGTTCACTGATATGAACATCAATCTCACTCCAAGCTTCCACGCCATCACACATTTGCCCAACCACCTCTACAAGTATGGAAGTGTTTACAATACTTCTACCAACCGATTTGAGCGTGCAAACCAAATGCTTATCAACGTCAACAAGAACGGGCACGGGGGCGGAGAAATTGAAGCAACAATGGCAAAGGGATTTATGCGTCGCGTCGAGTGTTACCGCTAT ATTAACAAACTACAATCAATTGAGGGGCCAACGGACGATGATATAGCAACAACAAAACTTTTGTTACAAGGCATGAGAGACGCCCCGGAACACAAAGTTCAGCGTGGCAGGCTTGATGCAATTCTGGCTGGAGACGCCCGATTTCTTGAACAAG AGCACATTTGGTTGGCAACTGCCCCTGCCAAAGTTAACTTCAGAGATCACAAGCATCAAGCATATTATAATCTTATGGTTGAGTATTGCAATAACCATTGTCCTATAGGTCTACACAACGTCCGCTTTTACGGATATGGCGCGCCGCCACCAGAAGGAATTCAAGTTCAACTTCATCCTAGCCGATCTACTCTTGCCTACCCTCACTTCCGTTGGTACGGGGTCCGGTACGGCTCGGCAAACCATACGCAAGGGTTTGGTTCACGCTATGGTTATATTGATGACCAAACACCTGTTACCATTCAGGGTATTTATGAGTCAACAGTGACCGTTCTGGGCAAGCAGTACAAATTTCTGGCTGTTATGATTCAGAAATTTGTTGCTCCGGCAGAACCGCCTGCCTTCCCATGGAACCATTG GGATCATATTCTTGGGATTGGTGCATGGGTGTACCAAGAACTCCAGCCAGTGGAAGCAGTGCCAGCAAGTGCATTTACTGGCCTTTTTGCGCTTTCCGATATTGAGATGTCATACGGGCACTATTGGCTTACATTTTCAATGATAACA ACAAGGCCCAACGATTTGAGGGACAAAGACAACATGGGCGTTGATGACTAA